The Paenibacillus sp. FSL R7-0204 genome includes a region encoding these proteins:
- a CDS encoding phosphotransferase enzyme family protein, with protein MNHYDEEKLTGGNVNEIIRKADTVRRPTGSWSTSIHALLQHLEQQNFAGAPRFLGVDEAGREILSFLPGEVPGNAYPELEPYMWSEETLTGLARLLRSYHDATEGFVPTSIHTEWQLPYADPAAHEVICHNDAALYNVVFQHGAPVALIDFDMAGPGPRLWDIAYTLYTSVPLAGFAPDYLTGSTVPYQADLHAADRQRRIKLFFEAYRLPVPEDLHDWLTRRLRAMCDTLKKEAEAGNPAFVQMVEEGHLAHYERELQFIADHYSEWTTA; from the coding sequence ATGAACCACTACGATGAAGAGAAGTTAACCGGCGGAAATGTAAATGAGATCATCCGCAAGGCAGACACCGTCCGCCGTCCCACTGGGAGCTGGAGCACAAGTATTCATGCACTGCTACAGCATTTGGAGCAGCAGAATTTCGCAGGAGCACCCAGATTCCTGGGTGTAGATGAAGCTGGGCGCGAAATCCTATCCTTTCTTCCCGGCGAGGTTCCGGGCAACGCTTATCCTGAGCTGGAACCGTACATGTGGTCTGAAGAGACCCTTACGGGCCTGGCCCGCCTGTTACGCAGCTATCATGATGCAACAGAGGGTTTCGTACCGACTAGTATACATACGGAGTGGCAGCTCCCCTATGCCGATCCCGCGGCACATGAAGTGATCTGCCATAATGACGCGGCGCTGTACAACGTGGTGTTTCAGCATGGTGCGCCCGTGGCGCTGATTGATTTCGACATGGCCGGTCCGGGCCCGCGCCTATGGGATATTGCCTATACCCTCTACACCTCAGTACCGCTCGCCGGTTTTGCACCCGACTATCTGACAGGCTCCACGGTACCTTACCAGGCAGACCTGCATGCGGCAGACCGGCAGCGGCGGATTAAGCTGTTTTTCGAAGCCTATAGACTCCCTGTCCCTGAAGATCTGCATGACTGGCTGACCCGGCGGCTCAGGGCTATGTGCGATACGCTGAAGAAGGAGGCCGAGGCAGGCAACCCAGCTTTTGTCCAAATGGTAGAAGAAGGCCACCTGGCCCACTATGAGCGCGAGCTGCAATTCATAGCGGACCATTACAGCGAATGGACTACTGCTTGA
- a CDS encoding YdcF family protein, whose product MIYLIKFVYSFVLPPGIFVLLLLGMVVWLWKNSRRPAIVLLAVTLLLYLSMTSAVADTLIGSLERKYPQPASAEGDVIVILGGGATSGTPDLDGQGNMSGPAANRLLAAARLYRETGLPIIFSGGQVFADSGNEADIARRQLIGLGISAEDILPENRSLNTEQNAVNTAKLMQEHGFSRPVLVTSGFHMPRSMVQFGHAGLTPQAFPVDFQASRPMSLYVSKFTPSAGAVSTTGLALKEYLGLIAAKLLP is encoded by the coding sequence ATGATCTATCTCATTAAATTCGTATACAGCTTTGTCCTGCCGCCCGGGATATTCGTCCTGCTGCTGCTGGGCATGGTGGTCTGGCTGTGGAAAAATAGCCGCCGTCCCGCAATCGTGCTGCTGGCGGTCACGCTCCTGCTCTATCTGTCGATGACCTCTGCTGTCGCCGACACGCTGATTGGGAGCCTGGAGCGGAAGTACCCTCAGCCTGCTTCCGCTGAGGGGGATGTGATCGTAATCCTCGGCGGCGGGGCCACCTCCGGCACCCCGGATCTGGACGGGCAGGGCAATATGTCCGGTCCGGCGGCGAACCGGCTGCTGGCGGCTGCGCGGCTGTACCGCGAGACCGGCCTGCCAATTATTTTCTCCGGGGGACAGGTATTCGCCGACAGCGGCAATGAAGCGGATATCGCCCGGCGGCAGCTCATCGGCCTCGGCATCTCCGCAGAGGATATCCTGCCGGAGAACCGCTCGCTCAATACGGAGCAGAATGCGGTCAACACCGCGAAGCTCATGCAGGAGCATGGCTTCAGCCGTCCCGTTCTAGTGACGTCAGGCTTCCATATGCCGCGAAGCATGGTCCAGTTCGGGCATGCCGGACTTACGCCGCAGGCTTTTCCGGTCGATTTCCAGGCCAGCCGCCCTATGTCCCTCTATGTAAGCAAATTCACTCCGTCTGCCGGAGCCGTCTCCACAACCGGACTGGCGCTGAAGGAGTATCTGGGATTAATAGCCGCGAAGCTGCTGCCTTGA
- a CDS encoding cupin: MEIYHFGIDTGKSISAFQSDFILSRIIQTEEQAHIGCVYLGEQGIIGYHQAASSQLLLILNGEGYVRGEEAEFTAVSAGQAVFWKQGEWHETRTDSGLTAVMIECDSLNPAAYMTL; the protein is encoded by the coding sequence ATGGAGATCTATCATTTCGGCATAGATACCGGTAAATCCATCTCCGCCTTCCAGTCCGACTTCATCCTCTCCCGGATCATTCAGACAGAAGAGCAAGCTCATATAGGCTGCGTATATCTAGGTGAGCAAGGAATCATCGGGTATCATCAGGCTGCTTCTTCACAACTGCTGCTGATTCTGAACGGTGAAGGATATGTGCGGGGAGAGGAAGCGGAATTCACAGCTGTTAGTGCGGGCCAAGCTGTCTTTTGGAAGCAAGGGGAGTGGCATGAGACCCGCACAGATTCAGGATTGACAGCGGTTATGATTGAATGTGATTCGCTGAACCCTGCCGCCTATATGACTCTCTAA